The Culex pipiens pallens isolate TS chromosome 2, TS_CPP_V2, whole genome shotgun sequence DNA window tttaggggcaagctagcaccatactctctttggaaaagttgtagaggacattccagagcatcctaatatgagtccggttttgatatagcatgaaacgttGATTTAAGAAATGAAcagttctctgagatttcggtcattcgatttttttttgtattttttaatccgactgaaacttttttgctgccttcggtatgcccaaagaagtcattttgcatcatcagtttgtccatataaatttccaaacaaatttggcaactgtccttacaaaaatgatgtatgaaaattcaaaaatctatttcttttgaaggtattttttgatcgatttggtgttttcggcaaagttgtaggtatggatacggactaaattgaaaaaaaaatgatacacggtaagataaattggtgattttttaattaggccgatgcaaatatttaaaaaagtttttgtccctcggccctggccgaggtcaaggggggggggggggcaaaaaaataaaaaaaatataaaaatttaaataacaagcaatagtcttcacatttaaatgaaaaaagtgttttaaaatacattttacattagttcatttgttttgcaatctctagttttcaaaaaatctaagatctgacaaaaataaaaattgtatcgaaaaaaaagattttgcgaaaattttcaaaaaaatttaagattttttaataaacccaaacatgctaaaaatgattttaaacgcagaagaatgtatattttaatttgatttcagctggttgcacttgaattttcattgaaattttaaagtttattgtaaaaatattttttttgccccctgatttttcgggccaattttgaaggggggggggggggtgacaaaaacttttaaaaatatttgtaccagccttaacttTTCatgactaaaacttgatttgcaaaaaaacactatttttgtttttttttatttttttttgatatgttttagaggacataaaatgccaacttttcagaaatttccaggttgtgaaaaaaaatctttgagcgagttatgaatttttgaattaatactgattttttcaaaaaatcgaaatattggtcgcaataatttttcaacttaatttttcgatgtaaaatcaaatttgcaatcaaaatgtacttaagtgaaattttgataaactgcacctttttcaaattaaatccatatttaggtgacttttttgaaaatactcgcagtttttatttttctaaaattagagcacatgtttgcccacctttaaaaaaaatatttttgaaaaactgagaaaattctctatagtttgcttttttgaactttgttgatacgacccttagttggtgagatattgcaatgcaaaggtttaaaaacaggaaaattgatgttttctaagtcttacccaaacaacccacaattttttaatgtcgatatctcagcaactaatggttcaattttcaatgttaaaatataaaacattcgtgaaattttccaatcttttcggaaaaaatattttcagaattttcaagtctagattaacatttaaaaagggccaaacattcaatattacgcccttttaaattgttagtcttggttaaaaaattatgaaaatatttttttcgaaaagattggtaaattttacgaatgtttcatattttaacattgaaaatcggaccattagttgctgagatatcgacattaaaaaattgtgggttgtttgggtaagacttagaaaacatcaattttcctgtttttaaacctttgcattgcaatatctcagcaactaagggtcgtacagATCGTACAGGTcgtactcaaacagaaaaaaagggtcgtatcaacaaagttcaaaaagcaaaatatagagaattttctcagttcttcaaaatatttttttcaagagtgaacaaacatgtgcactaattaaaaaaaaatgaaaaactgcgactattttaaaaaaagtcacctaaatatggatttaacttgaaaacggtgcagtttatcaaaatttcactgaagtactttttgattgcaaatttgattttgcatcgaaaaatgaagttgaaaaatttttgagaccgatatttcgattttttgaaaaaatcagtactgattcaaaaattcataactcgttcaaagattttttgcacaacctggaaatttctgaaaagttggcatttgatgtcctctaaaacatataaaaaaataaaaaaaaatcaaaaatagtgtttttttgcaaatcaagttttagtgataaaaagttaattaaaaaatcaccaaaattttttttaccttgtatcatttttttccagtgtagtccgtatccatacctacaactttgccgaagacaccaaatcgatcaaaaaatccttcaaaagatacagatttttgaattttcacatatcatttttgtatggacagctgccaaatttgtatggaaaattatatggacaaacaaatgatgcaaaatggcttctttgggcataccgaaggcaccaaaaaagtttcagccggattaaaaaatacaaaaattaaaattgaagaaaaaaaccgatttcgtagagaattgctcaaatatcaaaatccaaaaaaatcgttttcttcatacaaatttatatggaaaattgaattgctttgcgcaaagtgaggactaaaccaatcggtcccaaactttagggagttgtttaggagcCCAAAAGGAACTACAAAAGGGCTGTGCTCACTgattttggacaactttatttttttccatacaaccatattacaccctagtagtttcattagggaccatccatttacggaaaattaactttttgagattaaaaaaaaaattggcagttttctataaagtttttttttatatttttttctattaattttcagcgtattttaatttgatgattaaatctaaaaacatgtttttaaaatcttcgaatttaaaaaaaaaatatgtatatatttttttataatttttttttaaattccaacaaaaaataatttaagagcgagtccacgaattcaaaacttttttaattgaaaaaaatatagattgagatccaaaaaaaaagttgtaaaattatgtataattttaaatatatgtacaattttaaaattatttattggaagtttttttatgttttctgggttttttttatttttgacgattttttttattttatgaagctggcttagggtggtccaaaccCGGGCTTTcccggggctaccccctgaaatcaaagattgacccatcactaggctaaattccaaatttgagctcattctgaccacgggaacctctCCCTTTAATCGCAtggagtttgtatgggaaaaattgtcaaaatgtatggTGAAAAGCAACTGTgtcagttttttacctgtggaggccGCAATAGTCatccaatctttatcaattctcagatgaaattttgaacaactttcccaaagacaccatatttttagaatttttgctgaaaagttattagcttctgaaaatgacaattttcagtcgattgtccacgctccatacaggGGGGAGTTGAGGTTTAcaataaagtgtccacgtggtttatggatggtccccaaggaaattcacaaaaaaaaaacgttacttaatccacccttaggtggttggcgccttcctcacatttaaagggtgctatccaaaatgcaaaaagtgcgtaaataacacttaagtgcttataaattttgatagggttgtcagatattcaatgttttggacgcgttagaaatgtcttttgattttgaatacctatccaacgataggtcgcatgagagatccggacaacgtttttatcaaCATATCCGGCTTCCAAACAGTGCATCAATAACTctgaagtgcttataacttttgatagggttgtcagatcttcaatgtcttaaacgcgttggaaagctctttaaaatacctttctgaaaatgtatagcatgacgggttttcttacaaaaaccaccctttttacaatcttccagacttttgttaaaatcgtttttttagcataacttttgaagtacttaactaaactgcataatttttaatagcggcttatgggaccccaagacggatcgaatgacgccaaaacggacaaaatcggtttagccaatgtcgggataatcgagtgacaattttttgatgaacatcccaccacacacacagacatttgctcagaatttgattctgtgtcgataggtatacatgaaggtgagtctaggaggtctaattgagaagttcatttttcgagtgattttatagcctttcctcagtaacgtgaggaaggcaaaaacgttacttaatccacctttaggtggttggtgccttcctcgcattcataaagtgaatacactacacagcctcaaaaaagtgtataaataacacttatttttatcaatatctgagatccggcctcaaaaaggtgtattaaaaacactaaagtactcatagagcaattccagctcaaatcaggaatttttctggtacttttgtacccgaccctctccgatttcaatgaaactttgtagacatgttatcctaggcctatataagccatttttgtgtatatggagccaatagtactcgaaaataacatttaagaagggcgtaaggtatttaaatatttttgtattttgtaatttaaaaattactgtatctcgaagccgttgcgtcgtatcaaaaagtggtcaaagacaaacttgtaggaaattggacgggctttctgaaaaaaaaatacactgaaacaaaaatacacgccacatctatgagattttttgatttttaagtctaaaacttaaatttaaaggtgatgtcacgattttttttcgttcaaaatttttgaggaaatagcctaaaaagttaacaaaagactgacgaaaaatgcaggatggtatgtctctcctaaaaaaatacaaaaatcatttactaaaactgtttttttgaaaagtggtctaaacgtcaaaatttttgaaaaccggtagtgggaatcgattctccagacaattttacataaaagtctccatattgaccattgtcctaagtccaatccttgggaagatacagcggttttaaaaataaaaatgttgaaaaaacgggttttttggtggtttttgacaatttctatatgacagacttggtttttcagtctcgaaaatatttttaccggaaagctcgtccaatttcccataagattgcctttgacagctttttgatttatatcgtttttatatttacgtaagcaaatttactatcctggtttctaccacactgaaaaaaatattctattttcagttattagcaatgtaataaagcttatatctgtaagcccatacatccaattgaaaagctgtcacagacaatcttatgggaaattggacgagctttccggtaaaaatattttcgagactgaaaaaccaagtctgtcatatagaaattgtcaaaaaccacaaaaaaaccgttttttcaacatttttatttttaaaattgctgtatcttcccaaggattggacttagtacaatggtcaatatggagacttctatgtaaaattgtctggagaatcgattcccactaccagttttcaaaaattttgacgtttagaccacttttcaaaaaaacagttttagtaattgatttttgtatttttttaggggagacataccatcctgcatttttcgtcagtcttttggtaactttttaggctatttcctcaaaaattttgaacgaaaaaaaatcgtgacatcacctttaaatttaagttttagacttaaaaatcaaaaaatctcatagatgtggcgtgtatttttgtttcagtgtatttttttcagaaagcccgtccaatttcctacaagtttgtctttgaccactttttgatacgacgtaacggcttcgagatacagtaatttttaaattacaaaatacaaaaatatttaaataccttacgcccttcttaaatgttattttcgagtactattggctccatatacacaaaaatggcttatataggcctaggataacatgtctacaaagtttcattgaaatcggagagggtcgggtacaaaagtaccagaaaaattcctgatttgagctggaattgctccataacttttgatagggttgtcaaatcttcaatcttttgggctcgttggataggttttggttacctatccaacgatgggttgcatgatagatcctgAAACCTTTTTCATCaagatatttgagatccggccaaaaaaaatgtataaataactGTGACGTAGAGAGTAGCATCAACATACTAACACTAGCACATAAGCCATCGATGTACACCTTGTGAGTCAAAGCGTTGTATCGGAAGCCAAACAATAAAAGCTCATTCTGTATTCGGACCCTAAACTGTGCAGACGTTTATTACAATGGCTACGAGGAGCAAGTAGAGCGAAGAGAAAAATGGCGGCGAACGCGTTGTCGTTTCGAATGTTCGAGGAGGAAGTGGAGGAATGGGAGTTATTCAAGGAACAATTGGAGGAGTTCTTCAAGTCGGCCAAGGTTCCGGCCGAAGGCAAGGTGCCGGTTTTGGTGAACTGCTTGAAGGTCCCGACCTACAAGCTGCTGCGTGACTTGTGTACGCCGGCGCGGCCATCGACGAAAACCTACGACGAGCTGTGCATTTTGCTGGGCTGCCACTTCACGCCGACGACGGTAGTACACAAGGAGAGACGGATTTTCTTCACGGCAACAAGGGGCGAGAATGGGCCAGAACCGGTGAAGATGTGGTTGGCGCGGATCAAGCGTTTGTCGGCCAATTGCAAGTTCGGAGATCAGTTGGCACATAACCTCACAAACAAGTTCATCTGTGGTTTGACTGGAAAAGCTTTTGATCGGGTGTGTGAGGAGGACGAGAAAGTGACCCTCGAAAAAGCTCTGGCGTTGGCGTTGAAGTACGACGAGGAAGAAAAAGAAGCGCAGCCTGTCAACCTGTTGAAGAAGACGCAGCGACCCAGGGCGGACAAGGAGCCACGAGGAGAGCTGAAGTGCTACGCTTGCGGAGCGCCGGGGCACGTCAGATCGAAGTGTCGGTTCCGGGAGGCGGTATGTCGCAGGTGCAGAATGAAGGGGCACATCGAGGCTGCGTGCTTGCGGAAGACGGAGCACTTCGTCGAGGTGCGAACGCCGTCGTCTCCGGTCCAGGAGGAGGGTTACGGCGAGGAAGAGGACGACGTTAAGCTGGAGCACAACTTTTTGAGTAAGGCCGATCCTGTAGTGTATAGTATTATTTCCCCCAAGTCTGAAAGTGCGCCGTTTAAGGCAGTAGTGAGTGTGGGTAAACAAACTTTTGCTATGGAGATCGATTCGGGAGCGGCTATCTCGGCTGTGTCGGAAAGCTTTCGTCGTGCGAAATTGGCTCAATTGGAGGTTAGGAGTACAAAGCTTAGTTTGATGGGTTATTCGGGGGAGTGCTTAAAAGTGTTGGGGTGTGTTGAACCAGAGCTGGTGTTTAATGGTGTGACGAAAAGGGTGGTGTTTGCGATTGTGGAAAAAGGTGGCCCTCCCCTACTGGGGCGCAACTTCATCAAAGCGTTTGGACTACAGATTTTACCGATGAACGTCATGAGTGTGTCAAGTGTGAATGATAAACTAGAAGGACTGTTGAAGCGCTATGATGATCTGTTTTCCGGGAAGCTTGGAAGCTACAAGGGGATGGAAGTGGACATTACGCTGGAGGACGGAGCGAAGCCGGTGTTTTGTAAACCAAGACCAGTTCCGTTCAGCTTTGAGGAAGCAGTCGAGAAGGAGTTGAACACCGCAGTGGAGATGGGGGTGTTGACCAAGTGCGACTCGTCCGATTGGGGAACCCCGGTGGTGCCAGTGTTGAAGGACGATGGCAAATCCATCCGCCTTTGTGGCGACTACAAGATTACCGTGAACAAGTATGTGAAGGAAGTGCGTCACCCGTTGCCAAGGATAGAGGAGGTTATGGCGAAGCTGAATGGAGGAAAGCTGTTTTCGAAGTTGGACCTGAGTCGTGCCTACAACCAGTTTGTTCTGACCGAAGAGTCCCGAAGAGTGTGTGCGCTATCAACCCATAAAGGTGTCTTTCTCATGAATCGGCTTCCATTTGGCATCAAAACGTCGTCAGGGATCGTTCAGAGAGAAATGGAGAAGTTGTTTGCGAACGAGCCTTTTGTGATTACGTTCATCGATGATGTTCTAATAACAGGCAGGAACGATGAGGAGCACCTGGCCACCTTGGAGAGAGTCTTGGAGATTTTGCACAGATCGGGATTAACGTTGCGCAAGGATAAGTGCACATTCTTCAAGAAGAAGGTCAGCTATCTGGGCTTTGAGATCACCGAGAACGGAGTAACGAAGACGCAAGACCGACTGAAAGCGATCGTGGCGGCGAAAGCTCCTGAGAATGTCTCAGAGGTTCGTGCATTTGCGGGAATGATGAACTACTACGGGAGGTTTATCAAAGATTTGTCCACGATTATGTCCCCGTTGTACGAGCTGCTGAAAAAGGGGAGCAAATTCGTTTGGTCCCAGAGCTGTCAGGCGGCGTTCGAGCGAGCTAAACAGGAGGTTTGTAAAGATGTTTCCCTGTCACATTTCGACCCGAAGAAGGAGATTGTGTTGATTTGCGATGCGTCAAATGTGGGAGTGTCAGCAGTCTTGGCGCACAGAGAGCACAACGAGGATCGACCGATTGCATTCGCGAGTAGAACGCTCAGCCCGAGTGAGAAAGGTTACAGTGTTCTGCAGAAGGAAGGTCTGGCCATCGTGTTTGGATTAAACAAGTATTACTTCTACCTGGCTGGGAACAAGGTTACCATCAAGACAGACCACAAACCGTTGGTCGCGATTTTCGGCCCTCAGAAGGGGGTACCAGTGATGGCAGCTGGGCGGATGCAGAGGTGGGCGAACTTCATATCGGGATTCCAGTACCAGATGGACCACATTTCGTCGGAAGAGAATGTAGCTGACTATCCATCCCGTTGTCCAGTCGAGTCGTGGGAGCTGTGGAAGGAGGATGGAACGTATTTGAACTTCATCACTTCTGGAAGCAAACTGTCATTGGATACCGACGCGTTGAGAGCAGCTACTGAAGGCGATAAAGTTCTGTCCTTTGTGAGACAACAGGTTCTTCTGGGCAAGAAGCAGGGGCTGCAGAACGACGAGTTCCAAGCCTTCGCTCGAATCTACGAAGAACTGGCAGTGGAAAACGACATCGTGATGAGAGGATTCCGAGTTGTTGTTCCAGCATCGTTGAGACAGGTGGTTCTTGAGGAACTGCACACTGCTCATCTGGGAGTGAACAAATCTAAAAGTGTCGCGAGAGGTTACTTCTGGTGGCCAGGATTGGACGAGGCGATCGAGAGTTACATACGGGGTTGTAGCGCGTGTCTTTCGGAGCAACCGTCGCCGCCGTTAGCAGAGTTGATACCCTGGGAGGTTCCGATTCGTCCCTGGTCGAGAATTCACGTGGATTATGCTGGCCCGATCCAAGGTGTGTGGTACCTGATAGTAATCGACGCTCTTACTAAATGGCCGGAAGTATTTCCGACCAGAACGATCACGGCGACGTTTACCATCGAGAGGTTGATGGAATGTATGGCGCGATTTGGTTTGGTCGATGAAATTGTCTCGGACAATGGGACGCAGTTCACGGCAAAGGAGTTTAAATCCTTCGTGGAAGCAAACGGAATCAAGCACAACTTAACCGCACCGGGACACCCCGCCTCCAACGGGGCGGCAGAAAATTTTGTAAAGACGTTCAAGTCTGCGTTGAAGAAAGCCTGTAACGATGGTTTGGGACGCCGCTCCAGCGAAGTCTTGAACAATTTTCTGATGGCCTACCGCAAGTCAACGCACTGTTCGTCGAAATTGTCGCCAGCGGTTGCTTTGTTGGGACGAGAAATGGTGACAAAATTCGATCGTATGCTGCCCCAATCGACCAAGCCAGAGGTGCCCAAACTGGACGTACTGAAGGAGAACTTGACCACAGCCCAAAGGAAGCAGCAACGGCAGTTTAAAGGTTCGCGGATCCATGAATTCTGCCCGGGAGAGAAAGTGTTGGTGAGAGATTACTCCGATCCGAACCACACCAAGTGGGAGAAAGCTGTCGTCGATCAGGTACTGGGAAAGCGCAATTATCTGGTCACTTTAAGCAGTTCAAGGCGTCGAATTAAGCGTCACCTCGATCAGATGGTGCCTGACACGTCGGTGGCAAAAGCGGGTGCGCGGATGTTTCCCAAGAGCGGTGGTGCTAGTTGTGTTCCAAGTCGTCCTTCCAGCTCGCTACTTTCAGGGAACTATTCTGCTAAAATTGTCTTGGGTAGTGAGACGAAAGCTTCGACACAGCCGGCGGCAGTACAACCTGAGTCACGCGAGGGGGCGGAGTCGCCGGTAGGACCACAGGAGACTCAAGAGTTAGGAGACATGGTCGGTGAGGAGGAGGTTCGGGGTTTTGACACAGGATGGTCGGTTCAGGGAAAGAAGCGTAAGGTGAAAGAAGTCTTTCCGGATCCATATGCTAGGAAAACCTCTAAAAGGCTTAAACGCAGCAAGTACGATCAGCTCCTAAGAATGTTCCTACCTTTGCAGAATTCAGCCTGTGAGAAATCGGAACACAAACCTAACAGCAACGGACCAAACGGAGAGCTTAGCGAAAACCAACATGCTTAGTGTGGGGGTGTGACGTAGAGAGTAGCATCAACATACTAACACTAGCACATAAGCCATCGATGTACACCTTGTGAGTCAAAGCGTTGTATCGGAAGCCAAACAATAAAAGCTCATTCTGTATTCGGACCCTAAACTGTGCAGACGTTTATTACAATAACActtaagaagttaatttttcgagtgattttatagccattcctcattgaggtaaggaaggcaaaaatcatcagtagattgattttcttggaggaTTTCGGaaacgattttcttttgcgtgatttgcctgctctctctttcgcgggtgaagaaagttcgctgccgaaaatgattttttggtgatttttccaTCCCTGATTGGTCGGTGATATTATTGATTTTGTGTGTAAATTTGTTATCAAACAATGCAAAAAGTTcggaaacataaaaatgttgtcAGTAGCTGAAACAGtgatgtaccgtaaactggggtgactttgataggtttttcaaatgcccgtcaaattaatatctaaacatttttgagaattttgagtatgtaagcattaagggatagcttattatcgaacatatatgcaaaaatgtgactgttacattggatgtattaaaattagtggccaaatcaaatttctatcaatgtcaccccgggctatcaaagtcaccccagtttacggtaagtgataatattgaattttgatagggagttttgaaaattcttcgtttttattttaataaaatggcTGTGTCTTGCCACTGAAGTGACAAAAACtaattcgtgcttgccatttcattaaagcacataactttttttttaaccaagagtgtgtccctttcacaccttatgtaaactgtcatttgagtgaaagggatacactattgtttacaaaagttatgtgcccttttaaaatgttaggctccaattgttgaaaaatcaaaattgatcagaaagaAGTTGCCTACACGATGTATTGGTTTTGGTGGCAACAATTTTTTAGTCGATTTTTTGAGATAAATTCGTAAAAAAtaggcaaaaaaacatttttccaactttaacaTGCTGGCAATGAAACATGACGACTTCCTATAATCATATGAATACCAATACAGAACACTtgtgaaatacttgaaatagtGAAATACGAACATTTCTTatgttttagaacaaaatatgataTCTTCTATGTAAACAgaccttttttcaataaatcgagAATCGCGAGTTCTAAACGATTTTTGGTAAACACCTATCGAAATCCGTGTAAGCCCAAAGGTTTCCGGACACACTTCCGTTTGTCCAGCTTGCTGTTtgttgggacatttatgcgaacaatGAAGCGTAGTCAATAGGATTATAATAAGGTACATCCTCTAAAAAATGCAAcaggaaaaaaataagattttgtgagttccagcaaaaaaaaagcgacCAACGTTCCGATCCTGCTGCAATTATTGGACCGATTTTCAACGTCACAAAGTCAAATTAGTTATGCCTGTCTTAGATCAAGGCGGCATAACAGCATGCCGCGCTCTCCTAACCCAAACTAGCTTATCCCACTTGTTGTTACAATATTAATCCCTAGATCAGGTAGACAGGTTCGCAAACTAATCCGAGACCATTTTGACGAATTTTGCTTTGATACCATCCTCTCAAGCCACTTCTTGAGGCCGTTCAGATATTATgtccaacataaaaaaaatcttgagtggGAGTTGTGATATCCACGAAATAACCACGACTTTACAGTGtatcaataatttaattttatttgatttcatgtgttttgtggttttgttcaCTGTTTGCCTTAACTTGCTTGCTTTGCATATCTGACGCTGCCTCTCTCGTGCGCACAAAATGGGGAAGATATAGGGTCGCCGCCGCAAAGTCATTGCTGGATTTGCACACATGTTTTGTTAAGAGATTTCTCGCACACATGCTAAGGATATTAAATATTGCTAGATTTTTTGTGTTGGTTTTTGTTTGTTGGCTTGCTTGCGTTGTCTCGCCGgggtgtttttttgttgttgttgttgttaaatgTAGAAAGTTAAaagaatgttgttgttgttttttggcaATTAAATATGCGTTGAAAATGTTCATGTgtatatttacaaatttccgaGGGCGGAACAAACGAATTCCCAAATATATGTGtaatttcaataattaatttctttttcgTTATCTTATTCAAGCCAAACTAAGGAACCAAACGAATTCCGTAATTTTGCAAATCTAACATAATTTTTTACTTAAGTATGTTTAAAGTAGAGTTGCACACAAAGTGTAAACCAAGCCCCTTTTCCAGCGTACGTACGGATACGTAATTGGGCGCTAAACTGGTACCACGCATTACCTCAAGTGTCTACATGCCGGTCGTTCAACTGCGTTTCTTCACGTTCAGCTTGTTCAGGACGATCTTTACCTCGCGCGTCAGTACGCTCCGGGGCGGCGGGTTCTCCCTCTTCGATTTCTTGCTGGGCGGCGGCGCAACCGGAGACGTCGTCGTAGTCGTGGTCGCGGTCACGGTTGCAGTCGTGGCGGCAGGTGCCGTCACAGCTGGttgagcaacagcagcagcagcagcagcaggttccTGCGGGGAGGAGGTCGTCTTGACAACAACCGGTGCTTCGACACTGGCCACCGATGGTGTTGGCGAAGGTTGCTCTACGGCGGTGGCCGGGGCTGCGACGACGGTGGCGACGGGAGGTTGAGCGACCGTAATCGATTCCGACGATTCGGATTGGATCGAATCTGTTTGCTGGCGCTGTTTGTCACTTGCGAcggtcgtcgttgtcgtcgtcgtcgtcggtgcgAGTGGCTCCTGGGCGACGGTGACCTCGGCCGCTGGAGGTTCGGTTCGCGTTCGGCGTCGTTTTGTGGACGTCGAGGATTGTTCCACAGTGGGTGTGGTCGCGGCGGCTTCCACGTCCGACTGGTCTTCTTCGGCGGATTTCTCCGAGATTAATCTACGGCGCTGGAACAGCTTCAGGATCTGGGTGTTGCCGCTGATTTTGGTGATCTTCCGGATGGTGCGTTCG harbors:
- the LOC120423998 gene encoding uncharacterized protein K02A2.6-like, which translates into the protein MAANALSFRMFEEEVEEWELFKEQLEEFFKSAKVPAEGKVPVLVNCLKVPTYKLLRDLCTPARPSTKTYDELCILLGCHFTPTTVVHKERRIFFTATRGENGPEPVKMWLARIKRLSANCKFGDQLAHNLTNKFICGLTGKAFDRVCEEDEKVTLEKALALALKYDEEEKEAQPVNLLKKTQRPRADKEPRGELKCYACGAPGHVRSKCRFREAVCRRCRMKGHIEAACLRKTEHFVEVRTPSSPVQEEGYGEEEDDVKLEHNFLSKADPVVYSIISPKSESAPFKAVVSVGKQTFAMEIDSGAAISAVSESFRRAKLAQLEVRSTKLSLMGYSGECLKVLGCVEPELVFNGVTKRVVFAIVEKGGPPLLGRNFIKAFGLQILPMNVMSVSSVNDKLEGLLKRYDDLFSGKLGSYKGMEVDITLEDGAKPVFCKPRPVPFSFEEAVEKELNTAVEMGVLTKCDSSDWGTPVVPVLKDDGKSIRLCGDYKITVNKYVKEVRHPLPRIEEVMAKLNGGKLFSKLDLSRAYNQFVLTEESRRVCALSTHKGVFLMNRLPFGIKTSSGIVQREMEKLFANEPFVITFIDDVLITGRNDEEHLATLERVLEILHRSGLTLRKDKCTFFKKKVSYLGFEITENGVTKTQDRLKAIVAAKAPENVSEVRAFAGMMNYYGRFIKDLSTIMSPLYELLKKGSKFVWSQSCQAAFERAKQEVCKDVSLSHFDPKKEIVLICDASNVGVSAVLAHREHNEDRPIAFASRTLSPSEKGYSVLQKEGLAIVFGLNKYYFYLAGNKVTIKTDHKPLVAIFGPQKGVPVMAAGRMQRWANFISGFQYQMDHISSEENVADYPSRCPVESWELWKEDGTYLNFITSGSKLSLDTDALRAATEGDKVLSFVRQQVLLGKKQGLQNDEFQAFARIYEELAVENDIVMRGFRVVVPASLRQVVLEELHTAHLGVNKSKSVARGYFWWPGLDEAIESYIRGCSACLSEQPSPPLAELIPWEVPIRPWSRIHVDYAGPIQGVWYLIVIDALTKWPEVFPTRTITATFTIERLMECMARFGLVDEIVSDNGTQFTAKEFKSFVEANGIKHNLTAPGHPASNGAAENFVKTFKSALKKACNDGLGRRSSEVLNNFLMAYRKSTHCSSKLSPAVALLGREMVTKFDRMLPQSTKPEVPKLDVLKENLTTAQRKQQRQFKGSRIHEFCPGEKVLVRDYSDPNHTKWEKAVVDQVLGKRNYLVTLSSSRRRIKRHLDQMVPDTSVAKAGARMFPKSGGASCVPSRPSSSLLSGNYSAKIVLGSETKASTQPAAVQPESREGAESPVGPQETQELGDMVGEEEVRGFDTGWSVQGKKRKVKEVFPDPYARKTSKRLKRSKYDQLLRMFLPLQNSACEKSEHKPNSNGPNGELSENQHA